A stretch of Arachis hypogaea cultivar Tifrunner chromosome 15, arahy.Tifrunner.gnm2.J5K5, whole genome shotgun sequence DNA encodes these proteins:
- the LOC112751085 gene encoding LEAF RUST 10 DISEASE-RESISTANCEUS RECEPTOR-LIKE PROTEIN KINASE-like 2.5: MVLASIGIIVSLLLMTALPPSLSQSPPSDNHSLCSHPYQCGTLEAYYPFWGKERPRQCGGDDKLQLFCTEEQYTYIEMGSKRFGVANDDDHDNGVKLLPYTVADRGPDVCSWDSGYSLNYPLLIYNQKVHNITIFYNCTYSYPDNHSLGCGDVVYYNGTEKEVLGSHQELKNCHHRIQVAAEAVVLNGVGVDDASALHFGKGVSVNSTYSQDCMRCLDSKGTCGRNDTHAFTCYCPNGSNALQCSHRKRNHWRWIVIGTVAASVVGVLALAMAFGGKLHCSPAAAWHYSSSGVTITAIAVIRVLVSCFTCKLLRLKSNRDIETFLKNHRVLTLKRYKFSDVKKMTNSFKVKLGQGGFGAVYKGKLRNGSDVAVKILNQSKGNGEDFINEVASISRTSHVNVVTLLGFCLDGHKKVLIYEFMSNGSLDKFIYKKEPKNTPLLSWDNLYQISIGIARGLEYLHRGCNIRILHFDIKPHNILLDENFCPKISDFGLAKLCPRKESHISMSETRGTIGYIAPEMWNRYFDRVSHKSDVYSYGMMLLEMVGMKEKNIIAETSQTSEMYFPDWIYKSLEQGTQVGPKDEELSMEENDVVKKMTVVGLWCIQPIPSDRPTMSKVVEMLEGSMNSLEIPPRGLSSPIRVVIESSTVVPLVESSSIVSVVESSTGVESSIVSNTHYNLNVFTENKNVS; this comes from the exons ATGGTGCTTGCATCCATAGGGATCATCGTGTCTCTGTTGCTGATGACCGCTTTGCCACCATCCCTGTCTCAATCACCACCTTCCGATAATCACTCTCTGTGCAGCCATCCATATCAATGTGGCACACTAGAAGCATACTACCCTTTCTGGGGGAAAGAACGACCCCGCCAGTGTGGCGGCGATGACAAACTCCAGCTTTTCTGCACGGAGGAGCAGTATACTTACATTGAAATGGGCTCCAAACGATTCGGTGTGGCGAATGATGATGACCATGACAACGGGGTGAAATTGCTGCCCTATACAGTGGCTGACAGAGGACCTGATGTTTGCTCTTGGGATTCCGGTTATTCTCTGAATTACCCTCTCTTAATATACAACCAAAAAGTCCACAACATCACCATATTCTATAATTGCACCTACTCCTATCCAGATAATCATAGCCTAGGGTGCGGTGATGTTGTGTATTACAATGGTACGGAAAAAGAGGTGCTGGGAAGTCATCAAGAGCTTAAGAATTGCCATCATCGTATCCAAGTGGCTGCTGAGGCTGTTGTGTTGAACGGGGTCGGAGTTGATGATGCTTCTGCTCTGCATTTCGGTAAAGGTGTGTCGGTGAACTCTACTTATTCTCAAGATTGTATGAGATGCTTGGATAGTAAAGGAACCTGCGGGAGGAACGATACGCATGCATTTACCTGCTATTGCCCTAATGGATCTAACGCGCTCCAATGTTCTCATCGTAAGA GAAATCACTGGAGATGGATAGTTATCGGTACAG TCGCTGCTTCTGTGGTTGGAGTGCTAGCCCTTGCCATGGCCTTTGGAGGGAAACTTCACTGTTCTCCTGCTGCCGCATGGCACTACTCTA GTTCAGGTGTAACAATTACAGCAATTGCAGTTATCCGAGTGTTGGTTAGTTGTTTTACGTGTAAGTTGTTAAGGTTAAAGAGTAATCGAGATATTGAGACCTTCTTAAAAAATCATAGAGTCTTGACTCTAAAGAGATATAAATTCTCGGATGTGAAGAAAATGACCAACTCTTTCAAAGTTAAGCTAGGACAAGGTGGTTTTGGTGCTGTGTACAAGGGAAAGTTACGCAACGGTTCCGATGTTGCCgtcaaaattttgaatcaatccaAAGGAAATGGTGAAGATTTTATTAACGAGGTAGCTAGTATTAGTAGAACTTCTCATGTTAATGTTGTCACCCTTCTTGGATTTTGCTTAGATGGCCACAAAAAAGTTCTTATCTATGAGTTTATGTCTAATGGTTCACTTGACAAGTTTATTTACAAAAAAGAACCTAAAAATACTCCACTCTTGAGTTGGgataatttgtatcaaatttccATAGGAATTGCTAGAGGATTGGAGTATTTGCATAGAGGATGCAACATTCGAATTTTACATTTTGACATAAAACCACATAACATCCTTTTGGATGAAAATTTTTGTCCTAAGATATCAGATTTCGGACTAGCAAAGCTTTGTCCTAGAAAAGAAAGTCATATTTCCATGTCCGAAACCAGAGGAACAATAGGGTACATAGCTCCAGAAATGTGGAACAGATATTTTGATAGAGTTTCACATAAATCTGATGTTTATAGCTATGGAATGATGCTTCTAGAAATGGTAGGAATGAAGGAGAAGAACATAATTGCAGAGACAAGTCAAACAAGCGAGATGTACTTCCCTGATTGGATATACAAAAGTCTTGAACAAGGCACTCAGGTAGGACCTAAAGACGAAGAGTTATCAATGGAGGAAAATGATGTTGTCAAGAAAATGACAGTGGTGGGTTTATGGTGCATTCAACCAATTCCAAGTGATAGGCCAACAATGAGTAAAGTTGTAGAAATGTTGGAAGGCAGTATGAATTCCCTGGAAATTCCACCAAGAGGTCTGTCTTCTCCAATAAGAGTGGTGATAGAATCTTCTACGGTTGTACCGTTGGTAGAATCTTCTTCTATTGTATCCGTTGTAGAATCTTCTACTGGTGTAGAATCTTCTATTGTATCAAACACACATTATAACCTGAATGTTTTCACTGAAAACAAAAATGTCAGCTAG